One stretch of Niallia sp. XMNu-256 DNA includes these proteins:
- a CDS encoding electron transfer flavoprotein subunit alpha/FixB family protein produces the protein MVKVLIYAAQKEGKLDSNAIEALSFGTRLAEAASIEMEAVLVGTGAKEGAKEAITYGAQQAYTIDNPLLDEYQTELYSHAITSAFQQAEADIFILPFDKKGKDLLGRVATRVSAAAITEVVDFKAEADEINWIRPIYGDKAYGEYTVNRKKVVVGLRPKSCEKIEADDNRTGTITAIDCELSQEMVVTKLVEKIESSLSGIRLEDARVIVSGGRGLGSSEAFDEIQELADVLNGAVGASRAACDAGWVPSQYQVGQTGAVVAPDLYIAIGISGASQHLSGITNAKTVVAINNDAEAPIFKRANFGIVADYKTVIPALTEALKQKIG, from the coding sequence ATGGTCAAAGTGCTCATTTATGCAGCCCAAAAAGAGGGAAAATTGGACTCCAATGCAATCGAGGCGTTATCCTTTGGCACACGCTTGGCTGAAGCCGCTTCAATTGAAATGGAGGCGGTTCTTGTTGGTACAGGTGCAAAGGAAGGTGCGAAAGAAGCCATAACCTACGGAGCACAGCAAGCTTATACAATCGATAATCCTTTATTAGATGAGTATCAGACTGAATTGTATTCCCATGCAATTACTTCCGCTTTTCAACAGGCTGAAGCTGATATATTCATTCTTCCTTTTGATAAAAAAGGTAAGGATTTGCTCGGACGGGTTGCAACACGTGTTTCGGCAGCTGCCATAACCGAAGTGGTTGATTTTAAAGCAGAGGCTGACGAAATAAACTGGATTCGTCCAATTTATGGGGATAAAGCTTACGGAGAATATACGGTTAATCGTAAAAAAGTCGTAGTTGGCCTTCGTCCGAAGTCCTGCGAAAAAATCGAAGCGGATGATAATAGAACAGGAACGATCACTGCTATTGATTGTGAATTATCCCAAGAGATGGTTGTGACAAAGCTGGTTGAAAAAATTGAATCCAGTTTATCTGGAATTCGCCTAGAAGATGCACGTGTCATTGTTTCCGGTGGAAGAGGACTTGGCAGCTCCGAAGCTTTTGATGAAATCCAAGAGTTAGCAGATGTTTTAAATGGTGCAGTTGGTGCATCAAGAGCAGCCTGTGATGCAGGATGGGTGCCATCCCAATATCAAGTCGGCCAAACAGGAGCGGTTGTCGCACCAGATCTATATATTGCGATTGGAATATCAGGGGCAAGTCAACACCTTTCAGGAATTACGAATGCGAAAACGGTAGTAGCCATCAACAATGACGCTGAAGCTCCTATTTTCAAAAGAGCAAACTTCGGGATCGTGGCTGATTATAAGACGGTCATCCCTGCTCTAACGGAAGCACTAAAGCAGAAGATCGGCTAA
- a CDS encoding aspartate/glutamate racemase family protein, translating into MKIWHQSLTSIEEVVAYREAVINHIDRVARPGVEVVLHGMSKGTYPSQYPGHFITYSYLQNLHREQFVRAALMAESAGYDAMFIGTIPDVGLLEARTLVDIPVVGYGQASFHMASMLGDTIGVVNFLAPLADELRQNAERYGLGGKLGPIVQTEVGFNDILGGFQNPEPIIEAFKKAAEKAISQGADVIVPGEGPMNVFLATHGVSRIEDVPIVDSFASGIKMCEALVDLKENSGVYMTRKGYYNAKPPAEAVARLRELYGLEPVPDPKNDQGLPVRGEQKASI; encoded by the coding sequence TTGAAAATTTGGCATCAAAGCTTAACAAGTATTGAAGAAGTAGTTGCATACCGAGAGGCTGTCATCAATCATATTGATCGGGTAGCACGTCCTGGGGTAGAGGTTGTTCTACATGGAATGTCAAAAGGTACGTATCCTAGCCAATATCCTGGTCACTTTATTACGTATTCCTATCTACAAAATCTTCACCGCGAGCAATTTGTTCGTGCCGCGTTAATGGCTGAAAGCGCAGGATATGATGCCATGTTTATCGGAACAATCCCGGATGTCGGGCTGCTTGAAGCACGTACACTTGTCGATATTCCGGTTGTGGGATATGGTCAGGCTTCTTTTCATATGGCATCCATGCTTGGGGACACCATTGGGGTTGTCAATTTCTTGGCCCCGCTCGCTGATGAACTCCGCCAAAATGCCGAACGCTATGGTCTCGGTGGAAAATTAGGACCGATTGTTCAAACAGAAGTTGGTTTTAATGATATTCTAGGTGGATTCCAAAACCCAGAACCGATTATCGAGGCGTTTAAAAAGGCAGCGGAGAAGGCCATTTCCCAAGGAGCTGATGTCATCGTTCCAGGGGAAGGACCGATGAATGTATTCTTGGCCACACATGGGGTGTCAAGAATTGAAGATGTTCCAATTGTTGACTCGTTTGCGTCAGGAATCAAAATGTGTGAAGCCTTAGTTGATTTGAAAGAAAACTCTGGGGTCTATATGACACGTAAGGGATACTATAATGCCAAGCCGCCTGCAGAAGCAGTTGCAAGGCTTCGAGAATTGTACGGATTAGAACCTGTACCAGATCCGAAAAATGATCAAGGCCTTCCAGTTAGAGGAGAACAAAAAGCATCCATATAG
- a CDS encoding electron transfer flavoprotein subunit beta/FixA family protein, which yields MHIVVCLKQVVDPEIPPRYFKIDPATNRPEEGSGDMVMDSYAENALEAAIQLRDKIDGATVTALCLGDEESDDVLRRALAFTADQAVRIWDDEWENLDGQAVGYILSQAIKKLGDVDLVLTGYQASDIEEGLVGTVIAEELNIPSVTLSSQFETDGTRIQAVCETETSHAIKDVPMPAVITIVSSENNVPRLPKVKDIRLARSKPINELGIDDLDGLNFELCQPAVLLQKVFVPDREVNCEILTGSDDSQIANSLTHKLLELKVL from the coding sequence ATGCATATCGTTGTATGTTTAAAGCAGGTCGTTGATCCGGAGATCCCACCGCGTTATTTCAAAATCGATCCTGCAACGAACCGGCCTGAGGAAGGAAGCGGAGATATGGTAATGGATTCCTACGCTGAAAATGCTCTAGAAGCTGCGATTCAACTCAGAGACAAGATCGATGGAGCAACGGTGACAGCCCTTTGTCTTGGGGATGAAGAATCAGATGATGTACTCCGCAGAGCATTAGCCTTTACTGCTGATCAAGCGGTTCGTATTTGGGATGATGAATGGGAAAATTTAGACGGACAAGCAGTCGGGTATATCCTTTCTCAGGCGATTAAAAAATTAGGTGATGTGGATTTGGTTTTGACTGGTTACCAAGCAAGTGACATAGAAGAGGGTCTAGTTGGAACGGTAATTGCAGAGGAGCTGAACATTCCAAGTGTAACACTTTCCTCCCAATTTGAGACAGACGGTACCAGAATTCAAGCAGTTTGTGAGACAGAAACGAGCCATGCAATAAAGGATGTTCCAATGCCTGCAGTGATTACGATCGTTAGCTCTGAAAACAATGTACCACGCCTTCCAAAGGTAAAGGATATTCGTTTAGCGAGAAGTAAACCAATTAACGAACTTGGAATCGATGATTTAGATGGCTTGAATTTTGAACTTTGTCAGCCAGCGGTTTTACTACAAAAGGTTTTTGTTCCCGATCGGGAAGTGAATTGTGAAATCCTAACTGGCAGTGATGACTCTCAAATCGCTAATAGCCTAACACATAAGCTACTAGAATTAAAAGTTTTATAG